AAGCATTGTCAGATACAAATTGGAAAACAAGAGTAGTAATATCAGTGAGGCAACCACTAGCCTTTTCCTCGCTTTATTGCTCCTTACCAATGCGCCAAATAGCAAAAGCATCAGGATAATGCTCGTTGGCATGGCCAGAAAGTCTATGGCTTTGGATAGAAAATAAAACATTTGAATAAGAAGCTGGGTGTTATGATCGTTTTGGAGTTAATTTTGTTACTCCTGAAAACTTTGAAATAATCAAATAAACTGTTCATAAACAAACGGCCATTACCCTGATGAAAGATTATACCCGCACATTGTTTTTCGCATTTCTGCTCACCATTGCACTTTATACCACAGGATCCGCCCAGGGTTACCGCATTGAAGCGACCATCAAGGGCCTGAGGGACTCATCGTTGATCATCGGGCATTATAACCGCAGCCATAATCAGTTTGTCCCAAAAGATACTGCGAAGGCCGACGCCAATGGAAAAATGGTGTTTGAAGGCAAAACAGCACTTCCCGGCGGGCTATATGTGATTCTTTTTCCGGGTAACAACCGGTGGGTAGAGCTGGTCTATTCAGGAAAGGAGACGAATTTCTCGATTGAAACAGACACGGCTGACGTGATCGGTCAAATGAAGGTGACGGGATCGAAAGAGAATCAGATTTTTTATACTTATCAAAAGGAACTGAAATCGGGTTCTATGCAGATAGAGCAATTGAACAAGGTCAAAAGCCCCGAATCTCAAAGCAAAATAAGAGCGATACAGGACAGTTTTGCTGCGTATCGTGCAAAAACGTTGGCTGATAATGCGCAGAGTTTCACCGTTCAGCTACTGAAAATGTCGACGGAACCGGAAATTCCAGCGGCACCTAAACTCGCCAACGGAAAGGCGGACTCCACCTGGATTTTCAATTATTACAAATCACATTACTGGGATACCTTCGATTTTGCAGACAGCAGAATCCTCAATACACCGTTTCTTGAACCAAAATTGGAGCGTTACTTCAAAAATCTGGTCGTGCAAGTACCCGATTCGGTAATCAAAGATGCCGATATGATCGTCAAAAAGGCATCGGCTAATAAAGATGTGAAGGCAATGGTGGTTTTCTATATTACCAATCAGTACGAAAACCCAAAAACGGTTGGTACTGAGGCCGTGTGGGTGCATATGGCCAATAAATATTACTTGTCTGGCGAAATGGGCACTTCCGAAGATGTCAAAAAACGCATTGCCGAGAAGGTCAATACATTAAAGGATTTGCTGGTCAACAAGACATTTCCGGCATTGACGCTCACCGACCCAGCCGGTAAAAAAGTGAGTGTACAGACTGTTCAAGCCAATTACACCATTCTTTTCTTCTATGCACCTACCTGCGGGCATTGCAAAGAAGCATCTCCGACATTGAAAGCATTCTACGAAAAGAACAAGGCGAATGGTATCAAGGTGATGGCGATTTCGACCGAGCACAACGTAGAAGACTGGAAGTCATTTATCACGACATACCATTTCGAAGACATTATCAATGGCTTCGATTCCTTGAACCAGATTGATTTTAACAAGAAATTCGACGTAGTTACTACGCCTACCGTTTATATTTTGGATAAAAACAAAAAGATCATTGCCCGCAAAATGCCTGTGGAGCAGCTGGAAGACTTTTTGAACTACTACCAGAATAAAATGGCCAGAAAGCTTTAATTACAAAAATGCTACGCAAATCGGCAGCTTTACTGAAATACTTTCATGCTTGAAAGTAAACTTGCCGGTGGCTGGATCGACATCGTAAACCACCAGATTGTCAGCAGTTTGATTGGCTACGATCATGAATTTTCCGCTCGGGTCGATATTAAAATCCCTTGGCGTGGAAATGGATTTTGTCTGTTGATCCACCATTTCAAGTTCCCCGTTTGCATTAATCTTGAATGCACTAATGGAGTTATGGCCCCGGTTGGAAACGTAAACAAACTTTCCATTTGGGTGCAAGTGAATGGCCGCACTGGTATTTGTCGGTCCCGAGTAATCTGCCGGGATCGTAGGGTAAGTTTTAATAGCAGTAATGACCCCGTTTTTGTCAATGGAGCACGAAGTAAGCGTTGCTTCCAGTTCATTGAGCAGAAATAGTGACTTGCCCGATGGATGAATGATGAGGTGGCGTGGACCTGCGCCTGGTTTGCCTGAGAAAAATGGCTGCGCAGGATTGGGTTTTAATGCCCCGCTTTTGCTGTCTGACACGTAATTCATAATCTTGTCGCTTCCCAGATCCGTCACAAACACATATTTGCCGTCGGGGCTTGCGGTAGCAAAATGCGCGTGCGCTTTTTCCTGACGCTTCGCATTAGGCCCTGTTCCTGCATATTGTTCCGTGTAAGTTGCCGGAGTGACTTTTCCGTCAGGCTGCACATGATACATCGAAAAGCTGCCTCCGCCATAGTTCGCAACATAGGCTGTTTTTCCGGAAGGATGAACCGAAACGTGACATGGCCCGGCACCGACCGAAGACTCGCTGTTCAGGTAAGTCAGTTTTTTGTCGGCACCAATTGCGAATGAGACGATTTTATCTCCACCGACTGCATATAAATTCTTTTTATTGGGAGAAATCGCCACGTAACCCGGCCCGACGCAATTATTGAAAGTATCTAATAAGGTAACCTGGCCGGTTGAAAGATTGAGCTCACACAATGAAACGGATGAATTAGCGCCCTTATCCTGCGTTCCGATATAAAAGGAAATGGTTTTATCCTGAAACGAAAAGGACATCAAACCGGCCAGCAAAAGGATTACAGGAACAATCAGCTTTTTCATATTTTCCATTTTAAATGAGATACCAATGTCTTGTAAAGCCGTACGCAATCGTTTTTTAATGTTATTTTGAAGAATATAAACTGACCTTTAACCAAATAGCATCACATATGGATACCATCAGCTGGCAGGATTTCGAAAAAGTCAATTTGGTTGCGGGCACAATCATTCAGGTCGACGATTTCCCCAAAGCCCGAAAACCCGCATTCAAGCTCCGCATAGATCTCGGCCCGGAAATAGGTATCAAAGCCAGTTCAGCACAAATCACGACGCGGTACACAAAAGAGCAGTTGCTGGGAAAACAGGTACTCTGTGTCACCAACTTCCCTCCCAAACAAATCGCAGATTTCAAATCCGAAGTACTCACGACCGGGTTCATACTACCAGATGGAGAGGTAATTCTGGCTAGTCCGGATTTTGAGGTGCCGAATGGAACGAAGTTGGCGTAGGGTCAAATTACTGCACTCTCACCCGAAATCACTCCCAAACTCAGGGTAAATATCTTGATTATAGTCTATTGGAATAGGTATCCATCACTTTTCAGACAAACCATATTTCGTGACCAGATCATTATTCAGACCCTTATTCTTTCTGTTGTTTCTTGCGACAGCTCCGGCCTTTGCTATTGAGACGCAGATTGAAAAAGAAGTAACGCAAACACTTAAAAAACATATTCTTGCGGAAGCAAGCTGGGCGTTGAAGCAGGCCCCGGTCACCGTGACGGCTAGTACTTGCCCGAGAAGTGCTGGGACAAAGCATGATTTTTACTCGGAAGGAGACTACTGGTGGCCCGACTCGCTACATCCCAACGGACCTTACATTCAGCGCGACGGAATGACCAATCCTGAAAATTTTGTTGCGCACCGCCTGGCCATGATTCGGTTCAGCAAAATTGTGGGCGCATTGGCTTCTGCCTACAAGCTTACTCATGATAAAAAATACATTAAACATGCATTCCAGCACATTAACGCCTGGTTTGTTGATCCCGAAACCCGTATGAACCCTTCCCTGCTATACGCCCAGGCCATTAAAGGAAGAGCGACAGGGCGTGGCATTGGTGTCATTGATACGATCCATCTCATGGAGGTAGCTCAGGGAATAAAGGTGATGGAAAAGGATAATGCTGTGGACAAAAGCATGCTGGCGAATGTCAAACAGTGGTTTGAAGAGTATATCAGCTGGCTCACAACCCATCAGTACGGAAAAGAGGAAATGGAAGCCAAAAACAACCATGGCACCTGCTGGGCCATGCAGGTCGCATCTTTTGCATCTCTAACCGGCAACCAGACTATGCTCGATTTTTGCCGGAACCGTTACAAAACCATTTTTTTACCCAATCAAATGGGTACTGATGGAAGCTTTCCTCTGGAATTAAGACGGACCAAACCTTACGGTTACTCGTTGTTCAACCTGGATGCGATGGTTATGCTTTGCCAGATTTTATCTGACGGCGATAATGATCTCTGGAACTATCAGACTACGGATGGGAAGGGAATTAAAAAGGCAATTGAATATCTGTATCCTTTTGTTGAAGATAAAACCAAATGGCCGCTGAAACCTGACGTCATGTACTGGGACAATTGGCCGATCGCGCATCCATTCCTGGTTTTTGGAGCAAATACATTTAAAAATTCTGCTTGGTTAATAACCTGGAAGCGTCTTGACCATAACCCCAAAGTGGAGGAAGTAATCAGGAATTTGCCAATAAGGAACCCCATTATCTGGTTTTTAGACGCGTATTTTAAGAATTGATAACCGCAATACAAAAACTCTGCAAATCATTTCTGTAATTCTGTAACATTCCCGGGTGCTGCCATGCCGATATTTGTAGCACGTTAAATAACCAAATTATCGGGCTTTTGTCCGGAATTTCAAAACCATGGAAACATTAAAATTTAAAACCAATATCAAATGTGGCGGCTGCGTAGCCACCGTCACTCCATTTCTGAACGGTGCTGATGGCGTCGAAAAGTGGGATGTAGATCTCGTGAGCCCTGAAAGAGTACTCGAAGTGCAAACAGACCGCTCACCTGAGGAAATCGCACAGCTGATTAAAAACGCAGGTTACATTGCCGAAGAAATCGCCTGATAATTAATATCTTTGAACATGAAAAGTAATCTGAAC
The genomic region above belongs to Dyadobacter pollutisoli and contains:
- a CDS encoding TlpA family protein disulfide reductase, whose translation is MKDYTRTLFFAFLLTIALYTTGSAQGYRIEATIKGLRDSSLIIGHYNRSHNQFVPKDTAKADANGKMVFEGKTALPGGLYVILFPGNNRWVELVYSGKETNFSIETDTADVIGQMKVTGSKENQIFYTYQKELKSGSMQIEQLNKVKSPESQSKIRAIQDSFAAYRAKTLADNAQSFTVQLLKMSTEPEIPAAPKLANGKADSTWIFNYYKSHYWDTFDFADSRILNTPFLEPKLERYFKNLVVQVPDSVIKDADMIVKKASANKDVKAMVVFYITNQYENPKTVGTEAVWVHMANKYYLSGEMGTSEDVKKRIAEKVNTLKDLLVNKTFPALTLTDPAGKKVSVQTVQANYTILFFYAPTCGHCKEASPTLKAFYEKNKANGIKVMAISTEHNVEDWKSFITTYHFEDIINGFDSLNQIDFNKKFDVVTTPTVYILDKNKKIIARKMPVEQLEDFLNYYQNKMARKL
- a CDS encoding lactonase family protein, producing MKKLIVPVILLLAGLMSFSFQDKTISFYIGTQDKGANSSVSLCELNLSTGQVTLLDTFNNCVGPGYVAISPNKKNLYAVGGDKIVSFAIGADKKLTYLNSESSVGAGPCHVSVHPSGKTAYVANYGGGSFSMYHVQPDGKVTPATYTEQYAGTGPNAKRQEKAHAHFATASPDGKYVFVTDLGSDKIMNYVSDSKSGALKPNPAQPFFSGKPGAGPRHLIIHPSGKSLFLLNELEATLTSCSIDKNGVITAIKTYPTIPADYSGPTNTSAAIHLHPNGKFVYVSNRGHNSISAFKINANGELEMVDQQTKSISTPRDFNIDPSGKFMIVANQTADNLVVYDVDPATGKFTFKHESISVKLPICVAFL
- a CDS encoding tRNA-binding protein, which encodes MDTISWQDFEKVNLVAGTIIQVDDFPKARKPAFKLRIDLGPEIGIKASSAQITTRYTKEQLLGKQVLCVTNFPPKQIADFKSEVLTTGFILPDGEVILASPDFEVPNGTKLA
- a CDS encoding alginate lyase family protein translates to MTRSLFRPLFFLLFLATAPAFAIETQIEKEVTQTLKKHILAEASWALKQAPVTVTASTCPRSAGTKHDFYSEGDYWWPDSLHPNGPYIQRDGMTNPENFVAHRLAMIRFSKIVGALASAYKLTHDKKYIKHAFQHINAWFVDPETRMNPSLLYAQAIKGRATGRGIGVIDTIHLMEVAQGIKVMEKDNAVDKSMLANVKQWFEEYISWLTTHQYGKEEMEAKNNHGTCWAMQVASFASLTGNQTMLDFCRNRYKTIFLPNQMGTDGSFPLELRRTKPYGYSLFNLDAMVMLCQILSDGDNDLWNYQTTDGKGIKKAIEYLYPFVEDKTKWPLKPDVMYWDNWPIAHPFLVFGANTFKNSAWLITWKRLDHNPKVEEVIRNLPIRNPIIWFLDAYFKN
- a CDS encoding heavy-metal-associated domain-containing protein, producing METLKFKTNIKCGGCVATVTPFLNGADGVEKWDVDLVSPERVLEVQTDRSPEEIAQLIKNAGYIAEEIA